Proteins co-encoded in one Opitutus terrae PB90-1 genomic window:
- a CDS encoding helix-turn-helix domain-containing protein codes for MNTPEHSSQIIAKKILTERHRQKLSLGDLAVRSDVSKGMLSQIEQGKRNPTIAVMSKIATGLRVPLARLLPDDGPRVWRVIRANDENHILFDNDEHQLRTLSPIDLEKQVEFYELILHPHGKLVSDPHARGAEEILTVAKGHVQVKSGEKETELRRGDSAYYAADVPHAIVNLGNTEAVAYMIVRWYH; via the coding sequence GTGAACACTCCCGAACACTCCTCCCAAATAATCGCGAAAAAGATCCTGACGGAACGTCATCGCCAGAAGCTCTCGCTCGGCGATCTCGCGGTGCGCAGCGATGTGAGCAAGGGCATGCTCTCGCAAATCGAACAGGGAAAGCGCAACCCGACGATCGCGGTGATGAGCAAGATTGCCACCGGGCTGCGCGTGCCGCTGGCGCGGTTGCTGCCTGACGATGGTCCGCGGGTCTGGCGGGTGATTCGCGCGAACGACGAAAACCATATTCTGTTCGACAACGACGAGCACCAGTTGCGGACCCTCTCGCCGATCGATCTCGAGAAGCAGGTGGAGTTCTACGAGCTCATCCTGCATCCACACGGCAAGCTGGTGTCCGATCCGCACGCGCGCGGCGCGGAGGAGATTCTCACGGTGGCCAAAGGCCACGTGCAGGTGAAATCGGGCGAGAAGGAGACGGAGTTGCGCCGGGGCGATTCGGCCTACTACGCGGCGGACGTGCCCCACGCGATCGTGAACCTCGGCAACACCGAGGCGGTCGCCTACATGATCGTGCGATGGTATCACTGA